From a single Lentisphaera profundi genomic region:
- a CDS encoding serine/threonine-protein kinase produces MAPEDNFADGLGDIFDEAYNNSETHLTESLKSEEDIYSDFSLYSEGGLKRIELCYNRKTNRKVAMATLKDSTDPQKIEVFLREAKLNAALQHPNIVPVYNIGLDQEKPWFTMKFIAGQSLKEIISELHAGEKNEYADLNTRLDIFLKVCDAIAYAHSLGVIHLDIKPDNIRISKYGDVVVCDWGLADVEASNCDELLLEYCSVLDHDIENHTLIGTVKGSPGYMAPEQTTKLKMRKGCHTDIFSLGCLLYSLLTYEKPFDAASIEELLEKTAKCNFPKPSSIKRDLPFSLEAVCLKAMSLEPTDRYLSVENLQKDIFAYRNGFATNAEEASFVKGLKLLIMRHKSLSIAAVLTLTLVLILTSVFINNLELSKTNAEQLSEKLLLEKDFHEQMGVDSAPLFLQRALDTYVICSFDESLRFVNNAVSRDDTILEAWLLKGKTHFIREEFTAAYDAFIMGGLTKANKLVKLTEKYKKIKLEDHSPLSIKLYLELLADLRPLQNGDIFGKVIHYKAFGNLSLDDRIAFCTGVIKLIHGPSTTRKFVFNFDKETKHLDLSNNPWLRDSNCLQNFPAHSVDLTATPITNFIGLRGQPLKSLNISHTKIIEMHSLTNKEIKNLNISNNGIYNITPINNFPIEVIHIQNTPISNCHDLTKLSQLKELHLHHGQLSKSELDKLSPQIKIVYHPKNQL; encoded by the coding sequence GTGGCCCCCGAAGACAATTTTGCTGATGGTCTTGGGGATATATTCGACGAGGCCTATAATAATAGCGAGACCCATTTAACGGAATCGCTCAAATCTGAAGAAGATATATACTCAGATTTTAGTCTCTATAGCGAAGGAGGATTAAAACGCATTGAACTTTGCTATAATCGCAAAACGAATCGTAAGGTCGCCATGGCAACTCTAAAAGATTCAACTGATCCACAAAAAATCGAAGTCTTTTTACGAGAAGCCAAACTCAATGCAGCCCTCCAGCATCCCAATATTGTTCCTGTCTACAATATTGGTTTAGACCAGGAAAAGCCTTGGTTCACGATGAAATTCATTGCGGGTCAATCATTGAAAGAGATCATTAGTGAATTACACGCTGGTGAAAAAAATGAATACGCGGATCTCAATACGCGTCTCGATATATTCCTGAAAGTTTGCGATGCGATTGCCTACGCTCATTCACTAGGGGTTATACACCTGGATATAAAACCCGATAACATTCGCATCAGTAAATATGGCGACGTGGTGGTTTGCGACTGGGGTTTAGCCGATGTCGAAGCCTCAAATTGCGATGAATTATTGCTCGAATACTGCTCCGTTCTTGATCACGACATAGAGAACCACACACTGATAGGCACGGTCAAAGGGTCTCCTGGCTACATGGCTCCCGAGCAGACCACCAAACTCAAAATGCGCAAAGGCTGCCATACCGATATTTTTTCTCTTGGTTGCCTGCTTTATAGCTTACTGACTTACGAGAAGCCTTTCGATGCCGCTTCGATTGAAGAACTTTTAGAAAAGACTGCCAAATGCAATTTCCCTAAACCCTCAAGTATCAAACGTGACCTCCCCTTCTCACTTGAAGCCGTTTGTTTAAAAGCCATGTCTTTAGAACCAACAGATCGTTACTTAAGTGTAGAAAACCTCCAAAAAGATATCTTTGCTTACCGCAATGGTTTTGCCACCAATGCAGAAGAAGCTTCCTTTGTGAAAGGTTTAAAACTACTCATCATGCGCCATAAATCCTTAAGCATTGCCGCGGTATTAACTCTTACTTTAGTTCTCATTTTAACTTCCGTTTTTATTAATAACCTCGAGCTCTCTAAAACCAATGCCGAGCAACTTAGCGAAAAACTTCTCTTAGAGAAAGATTTCCATGAACAAATGGGAGTCGACTCCGCCCCCTTATTTCTACAAAGGGCTTTGGATACTTATGTAATCTGTAGTTTCGATGAGAGTTTGCGCTTTGTCAATAATGCAGTCAGCAGGGATGATACTATTTTAGAGGCATGGTTACTCAAGGGTAAAACTCATTTTATTCGCGAAGAATTCACGGCGGCCTACGATGCCTTTATCATGGGAGGACTAACGAAGGCTAATAAGCTTGTGAAACTCACTGAGAAATATAAGAAGATTAAATTAGAGGATCATTCACCCTTGAGTATAAAGCTCTACTTAGAGCTGCTTGCTGATCTACGTCCCTTACAAAATGGGGATATATTTGGTAAAGTAATTCACTACAAGGCTTTTGGAAATTTATCCCTAGATGATCGTATCGCCTTTTGTACAGGCGTTATTAAACTGATACACGGTCCAAGTACAACAAGGAAATTTGTCTTTAATTTTGATAAAGAGACTAAACATCTTGACCTCTCTAATAACCCTTGGTTACGAGACAGCAATTGCCTACAGAATTTCCCGGCTCATAGTGTAGACCTCACAGCTACTCCCATCACCAATTTCATTGGTTTAAGAGGCCAGCCACTTAAGAGCCTAAATATTAGTCACACAAAAATTATTGAAATGCACTCCTTAACTAACAAAGAAATCAAAAATCTCAATATCTCTAATAATGGCATCTATAACATTACCCCTATAAATAACTTCCCCATCGAAGTTATTCATATTCAAAATACTCCGATTAGTAATTGCCATGATTTAACTAAGCTAAGCCAATTAAAAGAACTTCATCTACACCATGGCCAGTTATCAAAATCAGAGCTCGATAAGCTCTCCCCGCAAATCAAAATCGTTTATCATCCAAAAAATCAGTTGTAA